The following are from one region of the uncultured Hyphomonas sp. genome:
- a CDS encoding sigma-54 dependent transcriptional regulator, translated as MAKTVLVIDDDPTQRRLLQAAVEKAGFACRTAPDGEAGIALAADPKDGIDVVLLDLTMPGLSGMETLERLAAKRQDLPVIMLTATSGIDTIVQSMRGGAVDFIVKPANPERVVVSIRNALKMQSLTGEVKRLARKAEGGMSFDDMIASAAPMRQVIRLAERAAVSDIPVLILGESGVGKEVVARCIQGASTRVGKPFVTVNCGAIPENLVESILFGHEKGAFTGAVSKTLGKFVEADGGTLFLDEVGELPLDAQVKLLRALQEGEVDAVGSRRPTKVDVRIISATNRDLSQQVADGTFREDLFYRLNVFPIDMPSLRERRDDIPALVEHFIARFNASEGTKVSGVADDTMKLLYAFDWPGNVRQLENAVFRAVVLCDGDKLRPQDFPQISGQMPDIASLPAAPAAAAPAMPVAMDTAAPAPAGDGPVAIMDPDGEMRALQDIERDILQYAIDFYQGHMSEVSRRLGIGRSTLYRKVREYDLDMHEREAS; from the coding sequence ATGGCTAAAACGGTCCTCGTTATCGATGACGATCCGACGCAACGCCGCCTGCTTCAGGCGGCCGTGGAAAAGGCGGGGTTCGCCTGCCGCACTGCGCCGGATGGCGAAGCCGGCATTGCGCTGGCTGCCGACCCGAAGGACGGCATCGATGTCGTCCTGCTGGACCTGACCATGCCGGGCCTGTCGGGGATGGAAACGCTGGAGCGTCTTGCCGCCAAGCGGCAGGACCTGCCGGTCATCATGCTGACCGCGACCAGCGGGATCGATACGATTGTCCAGTCCATGCGGGGCGGCGCGGTCGACTTCATCGTGAAGCCGGCCAATCCGGAGCGCGTGGTTGTCAGCATCCGGAACGCTCTGAAGATGCAGTCCCTGACCGGTGAGGTTAAGCGCCTTGCCCGCAAGGCAGAGGGCGGGATGTCATTTGACGACATGATCGCGTCTGCCGCGCCGATGCGCCAGGTGATCCGCCTGGCGGAGCGGGCTGCCGTTTCCGATATCCCGGTCCTGATCCTCGGTGAAAGCGGTGTCGGTAAGGAAGTTGTTGCCCGTTGTATCCAGGGCGCATCGACTCGTGTCGGCAAACCATTCGTGACCGTGAACTGCGGGGCCATTCCGGAAAACCTGGTTGAGTCGATCCTTTTCGGCCATGAGAAGGGCGCCTTTACCGGCGCTGTGTCGAAAACGCTCGGCAAGTTCGTCGAGGCCGATGGCGGCACGCTGTTCCTGGACGAAGTTGGCGAACTGCCGCTGGACGCGCAGGTGAAACTGCTTCGTGCCCTGCAGGAAGGTGAGGTCGATGCCGTCGGCTCGCGCCGCCCGACCAAGGTGGACGTGCGGATCATCTCCGCCACCAACCGCGATCTATCCCAGCAAGTGGCTGACGGCACGTTCCGCGAAGACCTGTTCTACCGCCTCAACGTGTTCCCGATCGATATGCCGAGCCTGCGCGAACGCCGTGACGATATTCCGGCGCTGGTCGAGCATTTCATCGCCCGCTTCAATGCCAGCGAAGGCACGAAAGTGTCCGGTGTCGCCGATGACACGATGAAGCTGCTCTACGCTTTCGACTGGCCGGGCAACGTCCGCCAGCTTGAGAACGCTGTCTTCCGCGCGGTGGTTCTGTGCGATGGCGACAAGCTGCGCCCGCAGGACTTCCCGCAGATCTCCGGCCAGATGCCGGACATTGCCAGCTTGCCCGCGGCGCCTGCCGCCGCTGCTCCGGCCATGCCGGTTGCCATGGACACGGCGGCTCCGGCACCAGCGGGCGATGGCCCGGTGGCCATCATGGATCCGGATGGTGAAATGCGCGCCCTGCAGGATATCGAACGCGACATCCTTCAGTACGCCATTGACTTCTATCAGGGGCATATGAGCGAAGTTTCCCGCCGCCTCGGCATCGGCCGCTCCACGCTTTACCGCAAGGTGCGCGAGTACGACCTCGACATGCACGAGCGCGAAGCGAGCTGA
- a CDS encoding PLP-dependent cysteine synthase family protein → MAEGCSVPIMDRAWVREAVQKINADFNRSADTHLIKVELPAFPDQTLYLKDESIHPSGSLKHRLARSLYLYGLCNGHIGPDTVIVECSSGSTAVSEAYFARLLGLRFIAVMPKGTAPSKIEKITFYGGEPHEVAPGDIYAEAERLACQAGGHFMDQFTYAERVTDWRGNNSIADSLFAQLALEDHAIPDWVVMSAGTGGTSATIGRYIRYRCDLAAKTQLLVADPENSVFYEHYRTGDPSLRIEAKSRIEGIGRPRVEASFQPRVIDRMMQVPDAASIATIHWLEQVLGRKCGGSTGTNVWAALHMMCEMRTAGQAGSVATLICDGGERYLDTCYNPDWIARESLDLAPHTRWLTEVTGI, encoded by the coding sequence ATGGCAGAAGGCTGTTCGGTGCCCATCATGGATCGCGCCTGGGTGCGTGAGGCGGTGCAGAAGATCAATGCGGATTTCAACCGGTCTGCCGATACACACCTGATCAAGGTGGAGCTGCCGGCCTTTCCGGACCAGACGCTCTATCTGAAAGACGAGTCCATCCACCCGTCCGGCAGCCTGAAGCACCGGTTGGCCCGGTCGCTGTACCTCTATGGCCTGTGCAACGGCCATATCGGACCGGACACGGTGATCGTGGAATGCTCGTCGGGGTCGACCGCAGTGTCGGAAGCCTATTTCGCGCGCCTCCTGGGCCTGCGTTTCATTGCCGTTATGCCGAAAGGGACCGCGCCGTCCAAGATCGAAAAGATCACCTTCTATGGCGGTGAGCCGCACGAAGTGGCGCCCGGCGACATCTATGCCGAGGCCGAACGGCTCGCCTGTCAGGCCGGTGGCCATTTCATGGACCAGTTCACCTATGCCGAACGGGTCACCGACTGGCGGGGTAACAACTCCATTGCCGACAGCCTGTTTGCCCAGCTGGCGCTGGAAGACCATGCGATCCCCGACTGGGTGGTGATGAGCGCCGGCACTGGCGGCACATCGGCCACGATCGGGCGCTATATCCGTTATCGCTGTGATCTCGCCGCGAAGACGCAGCTGCTTGTCGCCGATCCGGAAAACTCGGTCTTCTACGAGCATTACCGCACAGGTGACCCGTCATTGCGTATCGAGGCGAAATCCCGGATCGAGGGGATTGGCCGGCCGCGGGTCGAGGCCTCGTTCCAGCCGCGCGTGATTGACCGGATGATGCAGGTGCCGGATGCCGCGTCGATTGCCACCATACACTGGCTGGAGCAGGTGCTGGGCCGCAAATGCGGCGGGTCGACCGGAACGAATGTCTGGGCCGCCCTGCACATGATGTGTGAGATGCGCACGGCCGGGCAGGCCGGCTCGGTGGCGACGCTGATCTGCGATGGCGGCGAGCGCTATCTCGATACCTGCTACAATCCGGACTGGATCGCACGGGAGTCGCTGGATCTTGCTCCGCATACGCGCTGGCTCACCGAGGTGACGGGGATCTGA
- a CDS encoding DMT family transporter: protein MELWIPVTLAAAFSQNLRNALQKTLKGRLSTWGATASRFVFAAPLAVVFFFALSGATGQGVGVPPGSFFGWGMLGGLAQIVATGLLIHLFSYTNFAVATAFTKTEPLQTALFGIVLLGDRLTAGAAIAMLISLLGVILVSMPGGKGRARFRIDSKVWIGVLSGGLFGLSAVAYRGASLSLPEGGVVLRASATLAFVTMFQAIAILGWLAVRERGQIAHLLRAWRVASLVGITGMLGSLGWFIAFTLENAAHVRAVGQVEVIFTLAISILFFHEKVTPREIAGVLLVAAGVVALVLLAH from the coding sequence ATGGAACTCTGGATCCCGGTCACCCTTGCGGCGGCTTTCTCCCAGAATTTACGCAATGCGCTGCAGAAGACGCTGAAAGGCCGCCTCAGTACGTGGGGCGCGACGGCCAGCCGGTTTGTCTTCGCCGCGCCGCTGGCTGTTGTGTTCTTCTTTGCCCTGAGCGGGGCGACGGGGCAGGGCGTCGGCGTGCCGCCGGGCAGCTTCTTTGGCTGGGGCATGCTGGGCGGCCTCGCGCAGATCGTGGCGACCGGCCTGCTGATCCACCTCTTCTCTTATACCAATTTCGCTGTCGCGACGGCCTTCACGAAAACTGAGCCGTTGCAGACGGCCCTGTTCGGCATCGTTCTGTTGGGAGACCGGCTGACGGCGGGCGCGGCCATCGCGATGTTGATCAGTCTTCTGGGCGTGATCCTGGTGTCCATGCCGGGCGGCAAAGGGCGGGCGCGTTTCCGGATCGACAGCAAGGTCTGGATTGGCGTGCTTTCCGGCGGCCTGTTCGGGCTTTCTGCCGTGGCTTATCGCGGAGCTTCGCTATCCCTGCCGGAGGGCGGTGTGGTGCTGAGGGCCTCTGCCACGCTGGCCTTCGTGACGATGTTTCAGGCAATCGCCATTCTCGGCTGGCTGGCCGTGCGGGAGCGCGGGCAGATCGCCCATCTCCTGCGGGCCTGGCGTGTGGCCTCGCTGGTGGGCATCACCGGCATGCTGGGGTCGCTCGGCTGGTTTATCGCCTTCACGCTGGAGAACGCCGCCCATGTGCGGGCCGTCGGGCAGGTGGAGGTGATCTTCACGCTGGCGATCTCGATCCTGTTCTTCCACGAGAAAGTGACCCCGCGGGAGATCGCAGGTGTGTTGCTTGTGGCAGCCGGTGTTGTCGCGCTGGTGCTTCTGGCGCATTGA
- a CDS encoding 2-isopropylmalate synthase, whose translation MTKPDHIRIFDTTLRDGEQSPGASMTHGEKLELAALMEDMGVDVIEAGFPAASEGDFASVSEIARRSKEAIICGLSRSTEKDIARCGEAVRHAARPRIHTFISTSPVHMKHKLQMGPNAVLEAVGRSVAQARNLVDDVEWSAEDATRTDFDFLCKCVDVAIQSGATTINIPDTVGYSHPDEYGALFRRLIETVANSDKVIWSAHCHNDLGLAVANSISAVANGARQVECAINGLGERAGNAALEEVVMALRVRGDTLPYTTEVKSEYLSRASAMLSRITGFPVQYNKAIVGKNAFAHESGIHQDGMLKNSETYEIMKPEDVGVAKTSLVMGKLSGRHAFRDKLESLGYVLEQDALNDAFKRFKALADKKKHVFDDDIAALVDDQLAEDGERAMFKRLRVVAGTEGPQTAEIDLVMDGEDKFAIARGNGPVDAVFNAIRSLIPHAGKLDLYQVHAVTGGTDAQATVSVRLNDADGFMATGRASDPDTLVASAKAYLHAVNKLENRKAKRQAA comes from the coding sequence ATGACCAAACCAGACCATATCCGTATCTTTGACACCACTTTGCGTGACGGCGAACAATCGCCCGGCGCGTCCATGACCCATGGCGAGAAACTCGAACTCGCCGCCCTGATGGAAGACATGGGCGTCGACGTGATCGAAGCCGGTTTCCCTGCGGCCTCCGAAGGCGACTTCGCCTCCGTCAGCGAGATTGCCCGCCGCTCGAAAGAAGCCATCATCTGCGGCCTCTCCCGCTCGACCGAGAAAGACATCGCGCGCTGCGGCGAAGCGGTCCGGCATGCGGCGCGCCCGCGTATCCACACCTTCATCTCCACCAGCCCGGTGCACATGAAGCACAAGCTGCAAATGGGCCCGAATGCCGTGCTGGAGGCCGTCGGCCGCTCGGTTGCCCAGGCACGTAACCTGGTCGACGATGTCGAGTGGAGCGCAGAAGATGCGACCCGCACTGATTTCGACTTCCTGTGCAAATGCGTCGACGTCGCCATTCAGAGCGGCGCGACCACGATCAACATTCCCGACACGGTCGGTTATTCTCACCCGGACGAATATGGCGCGCTGTTCCGCCGCCTGATCGAGACGGTCGCCAACTCCGACAAGGTGATCTGGTCGGCGCACTGCCACAACGATCTCGGCCTGGCTGTCGCCAACTCCATCAGCGCCGTGGCCAATGGGGCCCGCCAGGTGGAATGCGCGATCAACGGTCTCGGCGAGCGCGCCGGCAATGCCGCGCTGGAAGAAGTCGTGATGGCGCTGCGCGTCCGCGGCGACACGTTGCCCTACACGACCGAAGTGAAGAGCGAATACCTCTCGCGCGCCTCCGCCATGCTGAGCCGCATCACGGGCTTTCCGGTGCAGTATAACAAGGCCATCGTCGGCAAGAATGCGTTCGCGCATGAAAGCGGCATCCACCAGGATGGCATGCTGAAGAACTCGGAAACCTACGAGATCATGAAGCCGGAAGATGTCGGCGTCGCCAAGACCTCGCTGGTCATGGGCAAGCTGTCGGGCCGCCATGCGTTCCGCGACAAGCTGGAATCGCTGGGCTACGTGTTGGAGCAGGACGCGCTGAACGATGCCTTCAAGCGCTTCAAGGCACTGGCCGACAAAAAGAAGCATGTCTTCGATGACGACATCGCGGCACTGGTGGACGATCAGCTGGCAGAGGATGGCGAGCGCGCCATGTTCAAGCGCCTGCGCGTCGTGGCCGGCACCGAAGGCCCGCAAACGGCAGAGATCGATCTCGTCATGGATGGCGAAGACAAGTTCGCCATTGCCCGCGGCAACGGCCCGGTCGATGCGGTCTTCAACGCGATCCGCTCGCTGATCCCCCATGCCGGCAAGCTGGACCTCTACCAGGTGCACGCGGTGACCGGCGGTACGGATGCGCAGGCGACCGTGTCGGTGCGGCTCAATGATGCCGATGGCTTCATGGCGACCGGCCGGGCGTCCGACCCGGATACGCTGGTGGCAAGCGCCAAGGCCTATCTCCACGCGGTCAACAAGCTGGAAAACCGCAAGGCAAAACGCCAGGCGGCCTGA
- a CDS encoding VTT domain-containing protein, whose amino-acid sequence MNDTAQPPQNADTPARRTMLLGGVLLAVVLLVFVLGKLGVLPSGHAMTAWMDGMADSPWGLPALILVFCVAAFLGVPQFALIAAAVAVFGPWAGAGYSWIATMASGALTFYVGRLTGEQAFRRYAGKTANRLAGFIGRNAFVASAVVRNVPTGPLLLVNMAFGVSHARFLPYWAGMGLGSLPKILLIAFAGRSLLAALKGNPVTAILTALAAVAVYGAIALWVRRRVRNTGQSVALISSGAVDNSGDLPE is encoded by the coding sequence ATGAATGACACGGCCCAGCCCCCTCAGAATGCAGATACGCCCGCGCGGCGGACCATGCTGCTGGGCGGCGTGTTGCTGGCCGTGGTGTTGCTGGTGTTCGTCCTCGGGAAGCTCGGCGTGCTGCCGAGCGGGCACGCGATGACCGCCTGGATGGATGGCATGGCCGACAGCCCCTGGGGCCTGCCGGCGCTGATCCTCGTCTTCTGCGTTGCGGCGTTTCTGGGGGTTCCGCAATTTGCGCTGATCGCTGCCGCGGTGGCCGTTTTCGGGCCATGGGCCGGGGCGGGCTATTCCTGGATCGCGACCATGGCGTCGGGCGCGCTGACATTCTATGTCGGGCGGCTGACGGGGGAGCAGGCCTTCCGCCGCTATGCCGGCAAGACCGCGAACCGGCTGGCGGGCTTTATCGGGCGCAATGCCTTTGTCGCCAGCGCTGTCGTGCGCAATGTGCCGACCGGGCCGCTTCTGCTGGTCAATATGGCGTTCGGCGTCAGCCATGCGCGCTTCCTGCCATACTGGGCGGGCATGGGACTGGGCAGCCTGCCGAAGATCCTGCTGATCGCCTTTGCGGGGCGCAGCCTGCTGGCCGCGCTGAAGGGAAACCCGGTGACCGCGATCCTCACCGCGCTGGCGGCTGTGGCTGTTTACGGGGCGATTGCCCTCTGGGTGCGCCGCAGAGTGCGGAATACGGGGCAATCTGTTGCCCTGATCTCATCAGGCGCGGTTGACAATTCGGGCGATCTGCCGGAATAA
- a CDS encoding helix-turn-helix transcriptional regulator: MQFHADAAKIRRWREERHWSQEHLADLAGIGLRTIQRVERGEKASGETLKALAAAFDVDVMALTVDAKTEAQTLVQQKVAREGAALRLSFWISLACYLFGMVLFTGINIGTGSFVMMWAMIWWTVGTAGHGLAVVLYELVTRHKALMDVQE; this comes from the coding sequence ATGCAGTTTCACGCGGACGCGGCGAAGATCAGGCGCTGGCGAGAGGAGCGTCACTGGTCGCAGGAACACCTTGCGGACCTGGCCGGGATCGGCCTGCGGACGATCCAGAGGGTCGAACGGGGCGAAAAGGCGTCGGGCGAAACGCTTAAGGCGCTGGCGGCTGCCTTCGATGTCGATGTCATGGCCCTGACGGTCGATGCAAAGACGGAAGCCCAGACCCTGGTGCAGCAGAAGGTCGCCCGCGAAGGGGCCGCGCTGCGTCTGTCTTTCTGGATCAGCCTCGCCTGCTACCTGTTCGGCATGGTGCTGTTCACCGGCATTAATATCGGCACCGGAAGCTTTGTCATGATGTGGGCGATGATCTGGTGGACCGTCGGCACGGCGGGTCACGGCCTCGCTGTTGTCCTTTATGAACTGGTCACGCGGCACAAGGCCCTGATGGACGTGCAGGAATAA
- a CDS encoding helix-turn-helix domain-containing protein — MTRRSETKNGRTAIIEAAESLFAEYGLHGASFRQISEAANQRNASAIQYHFGSRDQLVEAVFENRMRYVNPKRLALLEEVRPTGGTEEARALVGTWVWPLAEELRPREEGNHYVQFMARATREKQLVIQLAPADLMTGWFLAADRLKQLMTHLPEQVIRTRLLAASDQCVNCLAAFEAEQAGASPDFELQVETLIDMITAGLMAPMSEASERAMKKQGQAA, encoded by the coding sequence TTGACCCGTCGGAGCGAAACGAAAAACGGCCGGACAGCAATTATCGAAGCGGCAGAATCCCTGTTCGCCGAATACGGCCTGCATGGTGCCTCTTTCCGCCAGATCAGCGAGGCGGCGAACCAGAGGAACGCCTCTGCCATCCAGTACCATTTCGGATCGCGCGATCAGCTGGTGGAAGCCGTTTTCGAAAACCGGATGCGCTATGTGAACCCGAAGCGCCTGGCCCTGCTGGAGGAGGTCCGCCCGACCGGCGGGACTGAGGAAGCCCGCGCGCTGGTCGGCACCTGGGTCTGGCCGCTGGCCGAGGAGCTGCGGCCGAGAGAGGAGGGCAATCACTATGTCCAGTTCATGGCGCGGGCCACGCGGGAAAAACAACTTGTGATCCAGCTCGCTCCGGCAGATCTGATGACCGGCTGGTTCCTTGCGGCCGACCGGCTGAAACAACTGATGACCCATCTGCCGGAACAGGTCATTCGCACACGGCTGCTGGCCGCGAGCGACCAGTGCGTGAACTGCCTCGCCGCTTTTGAAGCAGAGCAGGCGGGCGCCTCACCCGATTTCGAACTTCAGGTCGAAACCCTGATCGACATGATCACCGCCGGCCTGATGGCGCCGATGTCCGAAGCCAGCGAGCGGGCGATGAAAAAACAGGGGCAGGCGGCGTAA
- a CDS encoding sterol desaturase family protein, translating to MPDHTFTLSDALWVYLATLFIFILEALTGRLRTYTRRDFGLTMLTFLTNSATTRPLMALAVGYIATWLVPSGAGFAASVPIWQSALIVFFTVEFAFYWIHRWGHVGQKKGHKLAWLWKIHRTHHSATTMNSSIVQRQNIFWAVFTPHIWMIALFIYAGMEPGVAIYMVVFYLWNTFTHMHWRADARLLSSPAFRALSHVFIMPTMHHAHHGYGKNGKMYCNYGLCLSVFDWMFGTLFLPDDQPSRYGVPGGQVHWAEEAFYPLNLFGKRPEKQPASSQPAYSAATEGDLH from the coding sequence ATGCCGGACCACACTTTCACACTCTCGGACGCACTCTGGGTCTATCTGGCGACGCTGTTCATCTTCATTCTCGAGGCCCTGACCGGCCGGCTGCGCACCTATACAAGACGCGACTTCGGCCTGACGATGCTGACCTTCCTGACAAATTCGGCCACGACGCGGCCTCTGATGGCGCTGGCCGTCGGGTATATAGCCACATGGCTGGTGCCTTCAGGCGCGGGCTTCGCCGCATCCGTCCCGATCTGGCAGTCGGCGTTGATCGTCTTCTTCACCGTGGAGTTCGCCTTTTACTGGATCCACCGCTGGGGGCATGTCGGCCAGAAGAAAGGCCACAAGCTGGCCTGGCTGTGGAAGATCCACCGTACGCACCATTCCGCGACGACCATGAACTCCTCCATCGTGCAGCGCCAGAACATCTTCTGGGCCGTGTTCACGCCGCACATCTGGATGATTGCGCTGTTCATCTATGCCGGCATGGAACCGGGCGTCGCCATCTACATGGTCGTCTTCTACCTCTGGAACACGTTCACCCACATGCACTGGCGCGCAGACGCCCGCCTGCTGTCGAGCCCCGCCTTCCGCGCCCTGTCACATGTCTTCATCATGCCGACCATGCACCACGCCCATCACGGCTATGGGAAGAACGGCAAGATGTACTGCAATTACGGCCTTTGCCTCTCCGTCTTCGACTGGATGTTCGGCACGCTCTTCCTCCCAGACGACCAGCCGTCCCGCTACGGCGTACCGGGCGGACAGGTTCACTGGGCCGAAGAAGCCTTCTACCCGCTGAATCTGTTCGGCAAGCGCCCGGAAAAACAGCCCGCCTCCTCCCAGCCGGCCTACAGCGCCGCAACCGAAGGGGACCTTCACTAA
- a CDS encoding cytochrome P450 — MADGAQTAFPGFKRDTPDDEIVHPDLYASWEIHEVYTKLRAEDPVHWTQPDGFRPFWSITKHADILEVEKNNKVFINHDRTYLSPKSGEEWILSMTGDTHLFRTLVDLDDPVHMKLRALTQSWFMPPNLRKLETRIAALAKEHVDHMASLGGQCDFVKEVALWYPLRVIMEILGVPRSDEQFMLKMTQEIFGPGDPDVAGESDNKADEGATITSDQGVDLLKTAQELFQYFGAITEDRRTNPRDDVSTVIANGQIDGQPIGEREAMSYYIIVATAGHDTTSSTVSGGMLELIRRPDQLAKLKNDPSLLPNAIEEMIRWTTPVKHFMRTATEDYTLRDKTIKKGDGLALFYWSGNRDEEVFEDPFEFRVDRDVKKQVAFGYGVHVCLGMHLARMEIKALLQELLPRLESIELAGEPQSTRANFVSGLKSLPVKYKIS, encoded by the coding sequence ATGGCCGACGGAGCACAAACCGCCTTTCCGGGATTCAAGCGCGACACGCCGGACGACGAGATCGTCCATCCGGACCTCTATGCCAGCTGGGAGATCCACGAGGTCTACACGAAGCTGCGCGCCGAAGACCCGGTGCACTGGACACAGCCCGACGGATTCCGCCCCTTCTGGTCGATCACGAAACATGCCGACATCCTGGAAGTGGAGAAGAACAACAAGGTCTTCATCAATCACGACCGTACCTATCTGAGCCCGAAATCGGGCGAGGAATGGATCCTGTCGATGACCGGCGACACCCACCTCTTCCGCACGCTGGTCGACCTTGACGACCCGGTGCACATGAAGCTGCGCGCGCTGACCCAGTCCTGGTTCATGCCGCCAAACCTGCGCAAGCTTGAGACCCGCATTGCCGCCCTCGCGAAGGAACATGTCGACCACATGGCCAGTCTCGGCGGCCAGTGCGATTTCGTGAAGGAAGTCGCCCTCTGGTATCCGCTGCGCGTGATCATGGAGATCCTCGGCGTGCCCCGGTCGGACGAGCAGTTCATGCTGAAGATGACCCAGGAAATCTTCGGCCCCGGCGACCCGGACGTGGCCGGCGAAAGCGACAACAAGGCCGATGAAGGTGCCACCATCACCAGCGACCAGGGCGTGGACCTCCTGAAGACCGCGCAGGAACTCTTCCAGTATTTCGGCGCGATCACGGAAGACCGCCGCACCAATCCGCGCGACGATGTCTCCACCGTCATCGCTAATGGCCAGATCGACGGCCAGCCCATCGGCGAGCGTGAAGCGATGAGCTATTACATCATCGTCGCCACAGCCGGCCATGACACGACCAGCTCCACGGTCTCCGGCGGCATGCTGGAACTGATCCGCCGCCCGGACCAGCTGGCGAAGCTGAAGAACGATCCCTCCCTCCTGCCGAATGCCATCGAGGAAATGATCCGCTGGACGACGCCGGTGAAGCATTTCATGCGCACGGCCACCGAGGACTACACGCTCCGTGACAAGACGATCAAAAAGGGCGACGGCCTCGCCCTCTTCTACTGGTCCGGCAACCGGGACGAAGAAGTCTTCGAGGACCCGTTCGAATTCCGCGTCGACCGCGATGTGAAGAAACAGGTCGCCTTCGGCTATGGCGTCCACGTCTGCCTTGGCATGCACCTCGCGCGAATGGAGATCAAAGCGCTGCTGCAGGAATTGCTGCCCCGCCTTGAGTCGATCGAACTGGCAGGCGAGCCTCAGAGCACCCGCGCCAATTTCGTCTCCGGCCTGAAAAGCCTGCCGGTGAAGTACAAGATCAGCTAG
- a CDS encoding NAD(P)/FAD-dependent oxidoreductase: MSAASRLSYDAIVLGAGAAGLFCAARMGQARQRVAVLDHAAKPAEKVRISGGGRCNFTNLETAANRFISQNPHFAKSALARYTPWDFTSLMAAHGLTWHEKTLGQLFCDQKSGAIIQMLLDELDKGQGDLRLGTQITAVTHADGVFTVETDAGAFAAPKLVVATGGLSIPKMGASGLAYDIARQFGHDIVPTRAALVPFVFTGADHEDFASISGVACDVRAAAGGATFEEAMLFTHRGLSGPAILQISSYWQPGEAVALTLLPGTDIAGQLKETKRDRPMQTLASALEGLLAKRLADLVLRREGLSPTARLADQSHATLEGLAASLTDWQVRPAGTEGYRTAEVTVGGVDTGGLSSRTMESRHVPGLHFIGECVDVTGWLGGYNFQWAWASAAAAAERPS; this comes from the coding sequence ATGTCTGCCGCGTCGCGCCTCTCATATGATGCCATTGTGCTGGGCGCCGGGGCGGCGGGCCTGTTCTGCGCCGCGCGCATGGGGCAGGCCCGCCAGCGCGTCGCCGTGCTGGACCATGCGGCCAAGCCCGCAGAGAAAGTACGCATCTCCGGCGGCGGGCGCTGCAACTTCACCAATCTCGAAACCGCCGCGAACCGGTTCATCAGCCAGAACCCGCATTTCGCAAAGTCCGCGCTCGCCCGCTACACGCCCTGGGATTTCACCAGCCTGATGGCGGCCCACGGCCTGACCTGGCACGAGAAGACGCTGGGCCAGCTGTTCTGCGACCAGAAATCCGGCGCGATCATCCAGATGCTGCTGGACGAATTGGACAAGGGGCAGGGGGATCTGCGCCTAGGCACGCAGATCACGGCGGTGACCCATGCCGATGGCGTATTCACCGTGGAGACGGATGCGGGCGCCTTCGCCGCGCCGAAACTGGTCGTGGCGACGGGTGGGCTTTCGATTCCGAAAATGGGGGCGAGCGGCCTTGCCTATGACATTGCCCGCCAGTTCGGGCATGACATCGTGCCGACGCGGGCCGCGCTCGTGCCCTTCGTGTTCACCGGCGCCGACCATGAAGACTTCGCCTCAATCTCCGGCGTTGCCTGTGATGTGCGCGCAGCGGCGGGCGGGGCAACCTTCGAAGAGGCGATGCTGTTCACGCACCGGGGCCTCTCCGGCCCGGCGATCCTGCAGATCTCTTCCTACTGGCAGCCGGGGGAGGCGGTGGCGCTGACCCTGCTGCCGGGAACCGATATCGCCGGCCAGCTGAAAGAGACAAAACGCGACCGGCCCATGCAGACACTGGCCAGTGCGCTGGAAGGCCTGCTTGCGAAGCGGCTGGCAGACCTGGTGCTGCGCCGGGAGGGGTTGAGCCCCACGGCGCGCCTCGCCGACCAGTCGCATGCCACGCTGGAGGGCCTCGCCGCGTCCCTCACCGACTGGCAGGTGCGGCCGGCCGGCACCGAAGGCTACCGCACGGCGGAGGTTACGGTCGGCGGTGTCGATACAGGCGGGCTCTCCTCACGCACAATGGAAAGCCGCCATGTGCCGGGCCTGCATTTCATCGGTGAGTGCGTGGACGTCACCGGCTGGCTCGGCGGCTACAATTTCCAATGGGCCTGGGCCAGCGCCGCCGCAGCCGCCGAGCGCCCTAGCTGA
- a CDS encoding group III truncated hemoglobin: MTDDAIRRSGEERQAAMQQNAAALGIDEALVSQLVDTFYARVREDDLLGPVFLTTLGEDWGPHLAKLKDFWSAIALGTQRYDGRPMPAHLRLSDTITDAHFRRWLGMFRETVDELMPNPAAADFFYDRASMIGRNFQAMIFALKASVS; the protein is encoded by the coding sequence ATGACCGACGATGCCATCCGCCGCTCCGGCGAAGAACGCCAGGCTGCGATGCAACAAAACGCGGCGGCCCTCGGCATCGACGAGGCGCTGGTCTCGCAGCTGGTCGACACATTCTATGCCCGCGTGCGGGAGGACGACCTGCTGGGGCCCGTCTTCCTCACCACGCTGGGCGAAGACTGGGGCCCGCACCTGGCCAAGCTGAAGGATTTCTGGTCGGCCATTGCCCTCGGCACACAGCGCTATGACGGCCGCCCGATGCCGGCGCATCTGCGCCTGTCGGACACGATTACCGACGCCCACTTCCGGCGCTGGCTGGGCATGTTCCGCGAGACCGTGGACGAGCTGATGCCGAATCCCGCCGCAGCCGACTTTTTCTACGACCGCGCCAGCATGATCGGCCGGAATTTCCAGGCCATGATCTTCGCGCTGAAAGCATCAGTTTCGTGA